aaaattatatatagagtatttacatGTCCAAAAACAACCCTATCAGTGAGTCTTGTGAATTTTCACCAATAACAAtaactaaaagtaaaattttataaaaaatcattaaagtGGTATTCACTAACACTTTAAACTTTGAAGGTATTTAACTAgcatattaattattaaactttcaaattgatttttgtatcataaatttttttaatatggctGACTTTTTCATCAAATCTAAAATGTAACATGTTGACTTGTAAATAAGATGACATGtcagtttattttttaaaatattatttatttatttaattaataaaaacaattaataagaataaaataggaaacataaataaattagaGAAACTACagaatgttttttaaaatatattaaaaaaaaaaattcttaaaatatttttttttcatttttgtaaaaatgaaactatagcaaaaaaaaaaattaggttttttaaataatcatataaacctccaatttctttaaaaaaattatttcgaaCATATCACCATTAACAATAAGTTTTTTGTCATATGATTAAGTGTAACATTTTTCGTTCTATCACCAATGACGATCGCGCCATAACCATTACTATCCACATATCAGAAGTttatagtttttgaaaaaatcatataaaacaagagttttttcaaataaatcatataaaagctctaaaaaattcttttaaaagaatattttgaatatatgaccATTAACAGCAAAAAAATTCGTTATATCACCATTAGAGtaacattttcttaatttatatattgtttcaTTTTGATATGTTTGAACTTGTGATATATTAACACTGACAATTACTATCATATGGATAATAATGGTTTCTGACAACATCTTCATCGGTGATATGAcgaaaatgttaattttaattGTGATATGACGAAAAGTATTATTGTCAATGTTGATATggtcaaaaaaatttaagagcttttatatgttttttgaaaaataatttttgcaaAAAATTGTTGAttgagaaatgttttttttaaaatttttttttttaagaattgtttttaaaaatcaattttaaaaattttctataatttgtctaattttatttatgtttcctattttatttcttcttaATTTCTTGTAttaattacataaataaataaaaattaaaaaaaaataacatgtcACTTTATTTATAGGTTAACATGTCACATTTTCAACCTTATGAACAAATAAGCCATGTTAAAGTTTTGTATGATACAAATTTCTTTAGCTTTTTTTTATGCTAAGAGAAgcatttttttcttgtagtgaaactAACTAAACTAATCTGGGCATATAAACTCCGATCCAATCAACAATAGATCAAATCTgcaatcaaaaccctaaattcaCCATTATAGATCAGAGAGACGAGAATGAACCGGACAATAACTAGAGGAACTGGAAGAGGTATTGATGGTGAGAAGGGTGATCTCATCGACTTTGGGTCTGAACACAACGAGCTCAATGTTTCTGTTGAGCGAGAGGCGGCGACGATCGCATGGAGCGAGAGGCGGCGGCGATCGCATGGAGTGAGAAGCGGCAATGATCGCATGGAGAATACTGAACGGCACGATTGGTGCCAAAGAAAAAATCTTTCGCCGTGAAGGTAATTCCAAAAGTGAATCCATTGCAGACCGCGCGGTGGAATCTGAACAAGGCGAGTAGCATGATTTTCGTCGCCAGCAGATGTCAGGGATGACGTTAGCGCCGCCGCGAAGAAAAAACAGAGAAGGGAGAATCTAGCCATCTGTTAGAGAGTAACTCCTAAACTTCTTCTCCGTCCGATTCGTTGGACGTGTCTCGAGTAGTCAGATAAACTTTTTAACTTATGGACCTCACACTAACGGCCCAAAACTAAaagtttgtttaatttttaaactaaaaaaaacgtCATATTAATCCAAACAACATTTAAAATACAAACTATGAGGATTAGTACACGAACTCAGACTCTTACTTTAAAAAGGCCAAACACTAAAATTgagatataataaataaattgtttagATGTCTAAAACTCCCATGTAAGAGAGTTTCTCCATGAAGTTGCTCTAAGAAATTCTGAACTGGCTAATGCTACCGGATTCGATGCATATCAACAACTAATCACTATATTTCATGATTAAGAAATTGATAAAGCTTTATGATATTAGAGAAATGGAGTTGGAAGACATTTAAAAGTTGACCTATGCGTTTTGATAAATTATGCATCATGCATGATGCGATAAAGTGTTATATATGTCAAGTTCCCAcctttaaaaatcataattgatcaattattttaatatatttaaaatatattctcgtacatgaaaataaaataggacattctttgtttgttttctctttttttttcctttatacTTGAAAAACGTTTGTTTTCTTCCGAATATAAATATCGAAACATACAATTATCGTCCCTAGTTTGTCGACGAGACGTCggcaaaaaaattattaatgaaaaaatagttAAAGATAATGACAATCTTACCCACAAGTTTGTCACTGGCAAGTTGATTTTGGAAAATGATCATATGTTCTAAATTGAATTATAATCGGTTTAATATCTCAGCCTACCCAgataattcaataaaaaataaaatgaattggTACAATtcggttaattttttttttttggatttattcaATATATTTGGGTTGATGTTTGTCGAACCGTTTGGTTTTATAAAAGCAAAATCCAAAAATTCTcagtttggtttttgattttaggTTCGGTTTATTTCGTGTGAACTAATTGCCTTAGCTCTCTCTACTCGGCCTGAACCCGTCTGTCTTACATAAGTGCGACAAGGACGTTAAGACGggattaattaatattatagcGTATTCGAAACGTGGTTATCAACCAATCAGAGCTCCCGTTCGATAGGTAGAGCGTGATTTTGGTAAAATCCACTTAAGGGTTCTTCGTgaatatttaacttttaaaaaggaaataagaaaCTATGTTAAgagatatttaattataatggtagtttcttaataaatgtttttaacaataaaaaatattaaatttattttcaagcataaaattttaaacaaagataaatttatttattaaataaaacaaagtcaaacataacattttaaacatagattttaataaaaaaacataaaaacaaagattactaaaataaacGATAATAATTTTAAAGAGACATATAAACTCACTTGTTGTCTTaatcacgtccaaatttacgccTTATATGTTTAACTAAATCatctttcagttgttgatgtgTTTGTCTCTCACGAATTcttgttcgaacacccatctgaTTGACGATATTTATAGGGATATTTGTCGAATAggtgagatcgacatgtgaacttctgCTGCCTTCTCTTTGTTGGAAATCCGAAACAATCATATTGAGTGTATTCATCTTGTttgtcttctactatcatattatggagtatgatataTGCTTTTATAATCTTTCCAATCTTGACTTTATCCAAAGAAAgtgctggatttttaacaatggcaaatcaAGCTTGCAAGACTCTGAAAGCACGCTCGATATCTTTTCGGGCAGCTTCTtgacgttgagcaaataaaactgctttcggCCCTTTCAGATAAGTACCATCGGTGAGATTCTAAGTCAAATTATACTCTATTCCGTTGACCGAAAAATTCTATCTAACcataaaaatctatttattaCAACTCTAATCTAACACTAACCACTTGAACAGAGAATTTATTACCAAACCTATAACAGCAGACTAAAGAGATAGCTTTTATTAAATACAACCGACCACAGAGAAAGCTTTTACCTTGATGAACAATCGTTTAGCTTTTTTTCATGTGGTCTTAGTAGAGGCTTCTTCACTCATGTGGTCTTCGTTACGCTCCAGTCTACATAACGTACATACAATAAAAATCTAACCATCAACCGCAACATAAAGCACAAGACAATGCTTTAACCAATTAAAGACAACAAAGacatatttttaatcaaattcaTCAGAGGAAGTTATGTCTTTTACCTTGATGTACAATCAGAACCATCACTCTCTAGTTTCTTCATCGTCCCTTAACCTTCATCATGCCTCTTGATCATTCAATCCAAAGACAtgaaatatcaaaacaaattaaGGTTCTTTACGTAGAGATTCAAATTAAGACACAATCTAAGACATCATTAATCGATATATTCAACCATAATTCACAAGACTTTGCTTTAACCAATTAAAGACAGCTAAGacatgatttttttatcaaattcaaCAGAGGAAAGTGATGGCTTTTACCTTGATGCACAACCGGAACCATCACTCTCGAGTTTCTTCATCGTCCCTTAACCCCTTCATCATGCCTCTTGATCTATCAATCTAAAGACAGAAAGACAGgaaatatcaaaacaaattaaCATTCAAACATAGAGATTCAAATTAAGACACAATCTGAGACATGCATAATCGAAATCTTCAAACATAAATACATATCAACGCAGCTTTACCTTTCGATTCGGCGGAGCAGCCGATTGAGATTCACCGTTTGGTCTTCGCCTCAGAGAACCACCATGAGAGAGAGGTCGCCGGCTTCCTTGGTGGAGGAAAGCATCGGAAAGAGACATGCTGTCTTCCTTCGTCCACGAGAGCCACCAACAGAGACGTGACCGCCGATTCGATGAGAAATCACCTTTTCGCCTACGGAGAAAAAGAGAAACAGACGCGAGAAATGAGACGGAACAAGGTCTCCACCTCTCTTCTGCTCAATTGAGGCGTGACACGTGTCCCTAAACGATCGTGTCTTAATGCTTTTAATTAAGAGAAGCATTTTCTGTTTATTCCTTTTGGTTTAATTcttttaatcatatttaatcTAAGAGATGCTGTTAAGATACatcaataaacatgctcttatgTGTATTCACACCAAGATCACTTTACCCAACCGTCTTCGTGGCTCTGTTGGAACCCTCCTCTCTTTACAGACTTTTGGTCTCGGTTTATTAAGTCAAACTTTtacaccccccccccctttttgtttttttcttaaactaaaaaaaaaaaatacaaatcttTTATCATCTCTATCTCTTTATCGTTCGCTCTCTTTACCGACACCTCTCTGTCTCTTTAGTTTGCGATCTTTATCTCTATCAATAATAGCGAACCCATCAAACTCATGTTTGATTGATCAACAATCCTCTCAACTCGCTATGCATTCCGGTGAGTTTCtgaacaagcaaaaaaaaaaaaaagctgtcTACTTGGATGACTAAAGGTTGAATCTTTTGcctttttttggttaatttagaATACGAGATTAGGACTCTGAACCAAGAAGCTCAGACTCGTTGGTTGAAACCTCCTGAGGTGTACTTCATTTTGAAGAATCACGATAGATATGAGTTGACTCACAAGGCTCCTCACAAGCCTACTAGTAAGTTTGACTTTGGGCTCTCTTTCCTTGCTTGTTTTTGAGATTATacagaatttgtttttttttttgatacaaGGGTATTCCTGTCTCATCAGGTGGATCATTGTGTCTATTCAATAAAAGGGTTCTTAAATTCTTCCGTAAAGATGGTCATCACTGGAGGAAAAAGAGGGATGGTCGAGCTATTGCTGAAGCTCACGAACGCCTTAAGGTTTGTTTTATCATCAAAGATATGGTCTTTTTGCAACCTTAGATATGGTCTTTTAAGGTTGTTAATGACTCACAGGTGGGTAATGTTGAGGCTTTGAATTGTTATTATGCACATGGAGAGCATGACCCTTCTTTTCAGAGGCGTATCTTCTGGATGCTTGATCTGTGAGTCATTTATACTCTAATTAATGCTTACACTTTCTAATTTGTTTGTGTTTACAAAATACTCAACAATGAATGttgttatctttttttaatcagGGAATACGACCATATAGTCCTTGTTCATTACAGGGACGTGAGTGATAAAAAAGAGGTGACTTTCCCCTATAAGCAAACATTTTGTCATACTGAATTATAAAACTTTCAGTTTTTATTATGGTAACTTTTTCAGGGAAAGCAAAGTAGTGGAACCGTTTTGCAGttttcactgaatccttccgcTCTCTTTTCATCTCCAAGCTACAGTCACCACATTGGTGATTCTTCTACTGACGTACAACAGCAGCATTCAGAGGAGGGGAGTGGAAGTTCTTATGAGGCTATTAAGAGGCTTGAGGAACAACTTAGTCTTGGTGATGATAATAATGTAGTTCAAAACGAAAGTTTGGATGGGCTCCAGTTTCTGGACTTTAGTACGGATGTTGACCACCTTGTTCCACCACCAGCAACTGTACATCAGAGACCAGAGAGTAGCAGCAAACTAGGGAGATGTTACGGTGGGTATGTTGGATCCCAATACAATAATGTTACTACTGTAGGTCCACCACTCTACAGTCAAAATGAAAGTTTGGATAGCCTCCTATCTTTAGAGTACATTAAGGATATGAATCAGCTTGCTCAACCAGCAGCTGGACAACAGAGACCGGAGAGTAACAGACTTGATAGGTCTTTCGGAGGGTATATTGGAACCGAATATCATCCCAACAATCTCATGCTTCTAAATAATGGTTCAGGTAGGCCAAAGTTATAAAGCATTGGTTTTCAATATTCATTTGTTTTTTCCTTTCTATTTCCTCACTGTAGCACACTTTATAGAAGAAGGTTATTAggaagagtaaaaaaaaaaggattcttGTTACAGGTGGTAGTGGAGGGAGTGGCGATCAAAAGACTGGATCTTGGAAAGATGTGCTGGAGGCATGTGGGGCTTCTATAGCTCTTAACTCTCAGGTAGTTCCCtcatataaattaaatgaaatgtGGTATCAAACAACGAAGACTATCTTGTATCTATTAGTTAGTTTGCAGAAATAAAAAACACTTAGGAATCTTAAttagtagattttttttaactaagaagtaaaagtttatttatgtactttttttgttaaaatcagGGAAGCACACCAAGTCAGGCGAATGGTTTGCTACCTGTAATAACGCAGGAAGATTCTAACTGGGATTATGGCAACCAGGCTGACCAAGGTATGTTATTTTCTTTGCAAAAGATTACTGTTTAGGCTTTAGACCTTGTCTGACATCGGTCAGTGCTGATAGTTATCTTAAATTTCAGGTACATTGTTGTTGCCTCAAGAACTTGATTCTTCTTTGCAACTTCCTCCTTGTTATTCTGAGCTGGTAGCTCCTGAGAATAACGGCGACCACAGTAGATTAATGGTTGATGAAGAGCAAACCGGGCCGCCTCTCGAGCAAGTAATGAATGACACAGTTGCGTATAATCAAAAGTTTACTATCCAGGACATATCACCAGAGTGGGGCTATGCAAATGAAACTACGAAGGTATAATACAGAAAATGATATTACTGTCTTGCCTGGTTAGAAACAAAGAGTTGGTGATTAATTGGATTTTTCATTTTGACAATGCAGGTGATAATCATAGGATCATTTCTCTGTGATCCAACAGAATCTACATGGGCTTGCATGTTTGGAAATGCTCAAGTTCCTTTTGAGATCATTAAGGAAGGCGTTATACGGTGCCAAGCCCCTCCATGTGGTCCTGGCAAAGTGAATCTATGCATTACTTCTGGAGATGGACTCTCTTGTAGTCAAATAATTGAATTTGAGTATCGCGATAAGCCGGATGATAGATCTTGCCCTAAGAGCAGTCCCGATGAGCTTTTGTTACTTGTAAAGTTTGTGCAAACACTTCTCTTGGATAGAAAAGGCAACATAGAGCCAAgcactgatgatgatgaatggaggCGTATCATAGATAGAATTCGAGATGGCACTTCAACATCATCAAGTACTGTTGACTGGCTTCTACAGGAGCTGCTTAAAGACAAGCTGGAGGCGTGGCTGTCTTCAAGATCCCAAGACAAAGACCAAACATCTTGTTCGTTGTCAAAGCAAGAACAAGGCATTATCCATATGGTGGCAGGCCTTGGCTTCGATTGGGCGCTCTCTCCAATTCTTGGGCATGGAGTTAGTGTGGATTTTCGTGATGGTAACGGATGGAGCGCTCTTCATTGGGCTGCACAACTTGGAAGGTGAGTATGTAGAGAGCACTAGGCCTGAAGGTTTGGGTAGCTCGGTTCGGGTAGTTTGGAATTTGGTTAGTTCAGTGTTATCAAAAAATCTTGTCGAAGTGAACCGGAAAAAAGTTTGGTTCGTTTTGGTATTCGGATAGTTCggttttttaaatttatcaaaactagccgaaatttttggttttgattatatTTCGGTTGAAACTTGGCTAAATTTTGGTAATTTCGGTTAGGTTGGTTTAATCGGTTAATTGGGTTCAGAATTTTGGTTAAGTCAGTTCGAAATtggttaacaatttttttttctaaagaatcGAACTAACCGATTACTGAACTGAAAACCAAAGTTTTTTATAAACCCGCTTGAACAGAACTAACCGAGATTTCAGTATGGTTCGGTTAAAAACCGCAGGCCTAGAGAGCACCCTCATTTCAACTGTTATATTTGTAGACAATAGCTTCACTTGAATCTAATAACCTACACTGTTTTCTTTGTTGTGGCAGTGAAAAAATGGTGGCTGCCCTTATAGCTTCAGGGGCATCAGCTGGAGCAGTAACTGATCCCAATACGCAAGACCCGGTTGGTAAAACTCCAGCTTCGATAGCTGCCTCTAATGGTCACAAGGGCCTCGCAGGTTATCTATCAGAGGTGGCGTTAACAACCCATCTCTCTTCGCTCACACTTGAGGAAACCGAAAGCTCTAAAGAGAGTGCTCAAGCAGAAGCAGAGATAACAGTGAAGTCCATCGCAGGAAGAAGTCATCCCGTTAATGATGATCCACAATCACTGGCTGCATTGAAAAACGCAGCTGAAGCAGCTGCGAGGATCCAGGCAGCATTTCGTGCACATTCATTCAGAAAGCGACAACAGAAAGCTGATATGTATGCTTGCTTGAAAGAGTACGGGATGTATGGAGACATGTCGAAGCAAAATGCACGGAACTACCATTCAGCAGCTTTATCTATCCAGAAGAAGTACCGTGGCTATAAAGGTCGCAAAGAGTTTCTGACAAAGCGCCAGAAAGCTGTCATGATACAGGTATGCTAACAGTTTTTACCGTGTTCTAAAAACAGGTCTAGACGAaaggatttttttaaaatccaatTTATTCAATTCAAATCCATTTAAACCCTTCTAAATAGGTTTGAACCGTTCTAAATGGGTTTAAACCGTTTTAAATAGGTCTAAACCTTTCCAAATAGGTCCAAAACCTTCTAAATCGGTTTAAACCAATCTAAACCAGTTCAAATCGAGCTAAATTAGTTTAGCTctgtttaattaaataataatgtttagTACAAATTCACAAATTTGTCtaacttcttttgttttgtatatctaatttcgacaaatcatcaaaataattttataattaacacaaaaacaaaaatatcttatataaatgtaaaatatatatatagaaacacaTAGGCCTAGGTCCTGGATAATCTCTCCAGTCGCTAGTCTTCTATGGACCACCTAGTTGCCGCCTAGCGATTTCTTGAACAACTTTTTACTAAGATGAATATAGTTGTTTTTCATTAGCCATGCAGCCTCTCTTTATTATCTTTCTAAATCTGGCAGGCTCATGTTCGAGGTTACCAAACGAGGAAGCAGTACAAGGTAATCTGCTGGGCGGTAGGAATGCTAGATAAAGTAATACTGAGGTGGAGAAGAAAAGGTGTTGGACTAAAAGGGTTCAGGCAAGACGTAGAAAGTGGAGAGGACAGTGAAGATGAAGACATTCTGAGAGTGTTTCGCAAGCAGAAAGTAGATGGTGCAGTGAATGAGGCTTTCTCTCGTGTTATGTCTATGACTCGTACTCTAGAGGCTCGCCAACAATACCACCGTGTGCTCACGACATACTGTAAAAAAAAGGTAACTTGCAAGATTGGTGAAGTTAGTATATGTTTGAGGTGTTTCTTGAGTGAAtcatcttttgtttcttttgttttttgaagGCTGAGCTTGGGAAAACAGAGACATTAGGAATAGGTGGTAGTGGTGATTATGAGGATGATGATGCCTTATTCGACATAGCTGATATGGAATATGACCATTTGTTTTCACTGCCTTGAGAGGGAAAGCCATGCAACAAATGTGGATTTAGaggttttaatataataatctGTAGATTTGTAAAGTTTTAAGAGAAAGTAGTTTTATAGAATTGCAATGAAAAAGGAGAAGCTTGTTGTTAGTAGTGAGCGACTGTAAATGATCTCTATTGTGGTCAACTTTGGTACAAATTTGGAAACATTGTTTCTTTTTGTACAAGagaaaaaacaaagtaaaatgaCAAGGAAAATGATCAGGTAACTGGCAATGAAAACAAGGAGGAAAACTCCAACTTGTTTGGATTTGTAGATCCGATCTGCTTCGTTCAtgtcttgttttgtttctgttAGGTTCAGAATTTGATTCTCTCGTTATTTTAATTTCTCGAAGGAAAGTCTTACATTATTAACTGAAAGACAAGTTCAGCGAATCAAACCAAATAACCAATAAACAAGATATGCAGTAGAGATTCCTAAACTCTCCCAAGCCCTCTCAGGCGCCAAGACCGTCCACCGGCCTTACCACATCTCAAGAGTCTCCTATTTATTCTGATCCAACTAGATATGACACGTTCTTTTTTACAAGGAATCAATCCAAGAGTCTGATAATCATGAATGTATTACATATGTTGTTCATGGGTAAAGTAGGAAGAAAGCTTCTTCTCTTTTAGAGTTTCATTGGCATGGCCAACAACATTGATATCTTGGGTTATTGCTTTGGTCGTGTTGCGGTTCTCTTACCCACCAGATTGGTATTCGTTCGGAAAAGTTGTCTCCTCATAGTTTCGGGCTCTTGATCACCGGTAGTAGGTCGTGTGGAGGCAGCGGCGAGGGCATCCAGACATTCTTTAGTTGCTTTGTTTGATGCATCTTGTTGCTCAAAACACTCCATTAGGTTCTGCATCATGGGCTAGATCTACAACCGGCGGGGTAGCATTAGTATCGTCATCGTCTCCTGCCATCTTCGATCTTTCTTGGTGTTACTTTCTATTTCTTCATAGATGGTGccaattgtttaattttaattagatgTATACGAATTGTAAGCATAAATTTAATGGTGAGTTATTTTATTGAGAGATCAACTGTTTGATTACAACAGAAAATactaagaaatcgtaaaaggtTATGAACTTATGATAATAAATCTAtgggttttctgcaaaaaaatcctcaatgttgtttttttttgcaaattaatccgcgaactcaaaaacccacggatcaaccctccaagtgccagtcaaaccgcaatataaccctcggccgtatttatgtgtatttgactgtgtataattttaacattttttcaatactagatcgttttggcgctaattttttaatgaaaaaaaattgttgaactCGTGGTTTAAAATTTGAACCTTAAATACCATGTGCATGCTATATAACCATCTCggccaacaaatatatttgtttacttaaCAAACGCAATTATATAGATTTCTAAAACGAAATAACCTTGTTTTTCTCGGACATGGGAGCTTGCGTAAATGCACAATGAAGGTGGggttcaacaaattttttttattaaaaaattagcgccaaaacgacctagtattgaaaaaatgttaaaattatacacagtcaaatacacataaatacggccgagggttatattgcggtttgactggcacttggagggttgacccgtaggtttttgagttcgcggattaatttgcaaaaaaaaaccacattgagagttttttttgcagaaaaccctaaatctataTGTACACCATAGTTTTCGTGCCGGTTTCTAGTGATCGTGAATGTCTTCTCTTCAAATTAGTTCTCCTTTATTTATACCCgactttttcatttttcttcaaAGTCAGCTTCTCTTTTTTAACCACCAATTCAATTTATTTGATGGGATTTGTCAAGGGATATAGTTCATCTCCAACAATTATAATTACGGATCCCACTGATTTGTACATTTTGATGAAAACACACAACCATA
This Brassica napus cultivar Da-Ae chromosome C6, Da-Ae, whole genome shotgun sequence DNA region includes the following protein-coding sequences:
- the LOC106426277 gene encoding calmodulin-binding transcription activator 4, with the translated sequence MHSEYEIRTLNQEAQTRWLKPPEVYFILKNHDRYELTHKAPHKPTSGSLCLFNKRVLKFFRKDGHHWRKKRDGRAIAEAHERLKVGNVEALNCYYAHGEHDPSFQRRIFWMLDLEYDHIVLVHYRDVSDKKEGKQSSGTVLQFSLNPSALFSSPSYSHHIGDSSTDVQQQHSEEGSGSSYEAIKRLEEQLSLGDDNNVVQNESLDGLQFLDFSTDVDHLVPPPATVHQRPESSSKLGRCYGGYVGSQYNNVTTVGPPLYSQNESLDSLLSLEYIKDMNQLAQPAAGQQRPESNRLDRSFGGYIGTEYHPNNLMLLNNGSGGSGGSGDQKTGSWKDVLEACGASIALNSQGSTPSQANGLLPVITQEDSNWDYGNQADQGTLLLPQELDSSLQLPPCYSELVAPENNGDHSRLMVDEEQTGPPLEQVMNDTVAYNQKFTIQDISPEWGYANETTKVIIIGSFLCDPTESTWACMFGNAQVPFEIIKEGVIRCQAPPCGPGKVNLCITSGDGLSCSQIIEFEYRDKPDDRSCPKSSPDELLLLVKFVQTLLLDRKGNIEPSTDDDEWRRIIDRIRDGTSTSSSTVDWLLQELLKDKLEAWLSSRSQDKDQTSCSLSKQEQGIIHMVAGLGFDWALSPILGHGVSVDFRDGNGWSALHWAAQLGSEKMVAALIASGASAGAVTDPNTQDPVGKTPASIAASNGHKGLAGYLSEVALTTHLSSLTLEETESSKESAQAEAEITVKSIAGRSHPVNDDPQSLAALKNAAEAAARIQAAFRAHSFRKRQQKADMYACLKEYGMYGDMSKQNARNYHSAALSIQKKYRGYKGRKEFLTKRQKAVMIQAHVRGYQTRKQYKVICWAVGMLDKVILRWRRKGVGLKGFRQDVESGEDSEDEDILRVFRKQKVDGAVNEAFSRVMSMTRTLEARQQYHRVLTTYCKKKAELGKTETLGIGGSGDYEDDDALFDIADMEYDHLFSLP